The Fibrobacter sp. genome segment TCTCACAAAGCTCCAGGTCACTCGAATGCAAGGTAACCAGTTCCATGGCCTGAGTGGGCTTCGGTTTTGGTTTGACTGTTAATTTAAGCCATGATGCGATTAAGCTGATAGTGTTTCCCTGAACCAGCATCGATAATGCAACTGCAAAGAAAATGATATTGAAGATCTCCCGTGATCCCTCAATATTGGCCGCAGTAGGGTAGGTTGCAAGAACTATGGGTACAGAGCCTCTTAAACCGCACCAGCTCAGCAGCACCTTTTCTCCGGATTTGAACTTATCAAAGACGGTGCAGATAAGCACAGTGACAGGGCGGGCCAGAAAAGACAAGACCAGAAACAGAACAAGTCCCTCTTTCCAGACAGTGCCGAACTCACTTGGGAAGACAAGCAATCCCAGGATTACAAAGATAATCACGTTTGCAATTGTCTGCAGCGCATCCAGAAAAGATTCGAGTGTCTTTTTGTAAGGAATCCCGGAGTTCCCCATCAGAAAACCTGCAAAAAACGCAGAGATCATCCCGCTTGCCTTCACTACATCAGCGGCGCCGAAAGAGAGGAGAATGATGCTGATCAGAAAGATGTAAAAATATCCCCTGTCAAGAACTTTTACCCTCTGGAAAATCAATACGCCGATTTTACCGATCAGAAGGCCGATACCGATACCACCGAAGAACTGCCACAGGAGAAATACACCGACTTGAAAAGGATGTTCAACATTTGCGGTGATTAATTGAATGGCCACTGTAGTG includes the following:
- a CDS encoding potassium/proton antiporter; amino-acid sequence: MYSLIASLILISIVLTARIASKWRLPLVVIALSIGILFGSDVLGLIYFNNPKMAKTLADFALVFVLFIGGFGTKKETLQTVLHPSMTLASLGVILTAVITASVLYLFFDFSFKYTLLLGCIISSTDAAAVFSILRSRPLNPKLTSLLEIESATNDPMAIVLTTVAIQLITANVEHPFQVGVFLLWQFFGGIGIGLLIGKIGVLIFQRVKVLDRGYFYIFLISIILLSFGAADVVKASGMISAFFAGFLMGNSGIPYKKTLESFLDALQTIANVIIFVILGLLVFPSEFGTVWKEGLVLFLVLSFLARPVTVLICTVFDKFKSGEKVLLSWCGLRGSVPIVLATYPTAANIEGSREIFNIIFFAVALSMLVQGNTISLIASWLKLTVKPKPKPTQAMELVTLHSSDLELCEIAIDEDDYEGSTFISALHLPKGTTVTMINRHDRIIAPQGSTEVFPGDILYVLVNSKNIERVTSRILGKFTAKENT